One part of the Epinephelus fuscoguttatus linkage group LG12, E.fuscoguttatus.final_Chr_v1 genome encodes these proteins:
- the exoc3l2a gene encoding exocyst complex component 3, with protein MPILKKLPGRSKSCHEFPRVNGELILPRLDLDLRDLNDLNDLKELNDLKDLNKNLNPFEDVDLYEDERNGGDMGLIMGEVRGNFQFRSSRDGEEEENEVNAERHGAGNPKGKPLRGTLERICGVSPLKTLGKLGKGLRISGRNVWGNNSPHYSPGNSNSLPPEREKRKGLRRSSEGIMTLLRFTGRRKEERRESLPCGNLSTDSEAEASRRPSFLRMVSLGKLKRESMSDKASQEAEEETEEEEPVVKTREPLSVLEILQLVNHRDLLLADTHIQELERECELLSLLPPTSTSTLTPPIHPSTPLGMIPLSTSSLDESLSSNATLDSSRRKAKDVELLYEALQKEMWDVVRESLRQPSAGPNLGLVVLVIQQEEHADAAWVLREETKPEQEGPQIHPSQRPRRLKMKWRQAVMEAADWSLPHQVDTQAGQLASYLERLRSRMVDDLDAAKRNAISIYPEEFAAFQVYVESYHRAVAKRLRIITSGPLQITDVYSLLDWFYNIYNRDVLGTICTTTPINYAPLEPILPQDTVERLEQDCISIVREKVTVELIQVLDEEERRWAQTLHIEEYQSHLARSVIQRLKVDLDRSTSVNQFLGARVARCSLNGLADFLYSFQRKAEMFHETQAEFGDRGDGYVSRTIALVNCCPPLRSLVERCRQCDPQGSEESAQRANSSLDRIINQSVRVLTDRLFEHIRPFFDKLIKRKWLNNTEAFEAIEVSIKQHFKKFRRMDSPPYQTLVGEVHRRVLVEYVRAIMRGRVICTSSKMRKRMAFRLQDEAKQLKGLFKDLESSSSWLDSIICHLADIILLEDTPSIQMEVAVLVKEFPDIRKKHVSTLLNIRGMMRQAERQEILNIVKDFECSNGLMCRDHALFSDIPITSEVHCISLGLLRLAMTVSNWFSEHRPRRNHRTGGRNATAQPAEGQNMEDINKPYRED; from the exons ATGCCCATTCTGAAGAAGCTCCCGGGAAGGTCCAAGAGCTGCCACGAGTTCCCCAGAGTGAATGGTGAACTGATCCTGCCCCGGCTGGACTTGGACCTCAGGGACTTGAATGATCTCAATGATCTGAAGGAGCTGAACGACCTGAAAGATCTGAACAAGAACTTAAACCCCTTTGAGGATGTGGACCTGTATGAGGATGAGAGGAATGGAGGGGACATGGGCCTCATCATGGGGGAGGTCAGGGGTAACTTCCAGTTCAGGTCCTCCCGTgatggagaagaggaggaaaacgaGGTGAATGCCGAGAGGCATGGGGCAGGTAATCCTAAAGGGAAGCCCCTCAGGGGGACACTGGAGCGGATCTGTGGAGTGTCGCCTCTCAAAACCCTTGGAAAACTGGGGAAGGGGCTCCGCATATCGGGACGCAATGTGTGGGGGAACAACTCTCCCCACTACAGCCCTGGAAACTCAAACAGTCTCCCAccagagagggaaaaaaggaaaggacTACGCAGGAGCTCTGAAGGAATTATGACCCTGCTCCG CTTTACAGGTCGACGTAAGGAGGAGCGCAGAGAAAGCTTGCCCTGCGGAAACCTGAGCACAGACAGCGAGGCGGAGGCTTCCAGGCGGCCCTCCTTCCTCAGGATGGTCAGTCTGGGCAAGCTGAAGAGGGAGTCCATGTCAGACAAGGCGTCCCAAGAGgctgaggaggaaacagaggaggaggagccggTGGTCAAAACCAGAGAGCCCCTCTCAG TATTGGAGATCCTACAGTTGGTCAACCACAGGGACCTTCTCCtggctgacacacacattcaggagCTGGAGAGAGAATGTGAGCTGCTGTCTCTCCTTCCGCCCACATCTACTTCCACTCTTACTCCTCCCATTCATCCCAGCACCCCTCTTGGCATGATCCCCTTATCAACCTCATCCTTAGATGAGTCCCTCAGCTCCAATGCAACACTGGACTCGAGCAGACGGAAGGCAAAGGACGTGGAGCTCCTGTACGAGGCCCTGCAAAAGGAGATGTGGGACGTAGTCCGGGAGTCTCTTCGCCAGCCCAGCGCTGGTCCCAACCTTGGgctggtggtgctggtgatCCAACAGGAGGAGCATGCTGACGCTGCCTGGGTTCTGAGAGAGGAGACAAAACCAGAACAAGAGGGCCCCCAGATTCACCCCAGCCAGCGTCCCCGGAGACTAAAGATGAAGTGGAGGCAGGCTGTGATGGAGGCTGCGGACTGGAGCCTGCCACATCAGGTAGACACCCAGGCAGGCCAGCTGGCCTCATACCTCGAACGCCTGAGGAGTCGGATGGTGGATGACCTGGATGCAGCGAAGAGGAATGCTATATCCATTTACCCAGAGGAGTTTGCTGCCTTCCAGGTATATGTGGAAAGTTACCATCGAGCTGTGGCCAAACGTCTGCGGATCATCACCAGCGGCCCGCTGCAGATTACAGATGTCTACTCCTTACTGGACTGGTTCTACAACATCTACAACAG GGATGTTCTTGGAACCATTTGCACAACCACACCTATAAACTATGCTCCACTGGAGCCCATTCTGCCCCAAGACACAGTGGAGAGGCTGGAACAAGACTGCATCAGTATTGTTAGG GAGAAGGTGACAGTCGAGTTGATTCAGGTTCTGGATGAAGAAGAGAGGCGATGGGCTCAGACACTGCACATAGAGGAGTATCAGTCTCACCTAGCACGCTCAGTCATCCAG AGGCTGAAGGTGGACTTGGACAGATCTACATCTGTGAACCAGTTTCTGGGGGCAAGAGTGGCTCGTTGTAGTCTCAACGGACTGGCTGACTTTCTCTACAG TTTCCAGAGGAAGGCGGAGATGTTTCATGAGACTCAGGCAGAATTTGGAGACCGAGGGGACGGATATGTTTCTAGGACCATAGCTCTGGTCAACTGCTGCCCTCCTCTCAG GTCTTTAGTGGAGCGCTGCAGGCAGTGTGACCCACAGGGCAGCGAGGAGTCTGCACAGAGAGCCAACTCCTCCCTGGACAGAATCATCAACCAGTCAGTAAGGGTGCTGACTGACAGACTGTTTGAGCACATCAGG cCTTTCTTTGACAAACTGATAAAGAGAAAGTGGCTTAACAACACAGAGGCTTTTGAGGCCATTGAAGTCAGCATTAAACAACACTTCAAGAAGTTCAGGAGGATGGACTCTCCGCCTTATCAG ACCCTGGTTGGAGAGGTGCACCGGCGGGTCCTGGTGGAGTATGTCCGAGCCATCATGCGGGGACGAGTCATCTGCACTTCCTCCAAGATGAGAAAGAGGATGGCTTTCCGCCTGCAAGATGAGGCCAAACAGCTAAaaggactttttaaggatctg GAATCAAGTTCATCCTGGTTAGACAGCATCATCTGCCACCTAGCTGACATCATTCTCCTGGAGGACACCCCCTCCATCCAGATGGAAGTCGCAGTTCTGGTGAAAGAGTTTCCAGATATACG GAAGAAGCACGTCTCCACCCTGCTGAATATAAGAGGGATGATGCGGCAGGCTGAGCGCCAAGAGATCCTCAACATCGTAAAAGACTTTGAATGCAGCAATGGCCTCATGTGCAGGGACCACGCCCTCTTTTCTGACATCCCCATCACCTCAGAGGTGCACTGCATAAGCCTGGGTCTCCTCCGCCTCGCCATGACAGTCTCCAACTGGTTCTCAGAGCACCGTCCGAGGCGAAACCACAGGACAGGTGGCAGGAATGCAACAGCTCAACCTGCTGAGGGCCAGAATATGGAGGACATAAATAAACCTTATAGAGAAGACTAG